In the Flavisolibacter tropicus genome, one interval contains:
- a CDS encoding WD40/YVTN/BNR-like repeat-containing protein, giving the protein MQRLLLLCTLFLGTQVHAQKKAAAATSTNDVFLSKVKYRLIGPWRGGRSGAVAGSYKNRNTFYFGATGGGVWKTTDGGSNWKNISDKYFGGTIGAVAVAPSDENIIYVGEGENTLRGNVSEGLGGVWRSDDGGRTWRNIGLQDGRHIIRLIIHPRDPNTAWAAVVGHLFGPNETRGVYKTTDGGKTWRKTLYVNNQTGASDLVMEPGNPQTLYAGTWRVLRTPYSMESGGEGSGIWKSTDGGETWANISTKKGFPKGTWGIVGVAVAPSNPDKVYALVENANGGMFMSSDAGDTWTLTSNDNNIRQRAWYYTKVFVDSKNENLVYAPNVNFMRSRDGGKTFQSVRTPHGDHHDLWIDPEDGNRMIVADDGGAQISFNGGDTWSTYMNQPTAQIYRLSTDNSFPYRVLGAQQDNSTLRIKSRTAGAAITDRDWDETAGAESGYVVADPLNPDVVYGGNYGGYLSRLDHKTGENRTISVWPDNPMGAGADVLKYRFQWNFPIFFSPHNPKRLYTAGNHLFVTENEGQSWEEISPDLTTNDKSKQGPSGGPITKDNTSVEYYSTIFTAAESPLEKDLLWTGSDDGLIYVSRDGGKNWENVTPKNAPKWIMWNAVEADPFKKGTAYFAGTRYKSDDFAPYIYKTEDYGKSWKLITNGIDKMHFTRVVRADQKRPGLLYAGTEYGMYISYDDGANWRPFQLNLPVVPITDLLIKNNDLIVATQGRSIYIMDDLTVVQQMGEEIKNKNLHVFDVNPSYRMQVSPFASNFGTPVNAGANPPAGAVINYYVKEMGDSAKAAITILDKDKKTIRTYSTDAKEPVDKLDVSKGMNQFAWNLQYPAADRIEGMILWNGVPGTITAPPGNYFARVKVGTDSTEVPFTVQADPNYKITQAEYEDQFRFLTTAKDKFNETQKAIKDIRSLRTQINSFIGLQGKNVPKEVKTMGDSINKQLTAIEETLYQTKAKSGQDVLNYPIKLNDKLSGVYGAANSGNFAPSKQVRQVYSELATQIDAQLSKLKTIKEKDVPAFNELIRQKTLPIIGTN; this is encoded by the coding sequence ATGCAAAGACTTTTATTGCTCTGTACCTTATTCTTAGGAACACAAGTGCATGCACAAAAAAAAGCTGCTGCTGCTACGTCTACTAACGATGTTTTTCTTTCAAAAGTAAAGTATCGTTTGATCGGCCCATGGCGGGGCGGCCGTAGCGGGGCTGTAGCTGGTAGCTACAAGAACAGAAACACGTTTTATTTTGGCGCCACGGGAGGTGGTGTCTGGAAAACCACTGATGGCGGTTCTAACTGGAAAAACATTTCAGATAAATACTTTGGCGGCACTATTGGTGCAGTAGCCGTAGCCCCTTCTGATGAAAATATTATTTATGTAGGAGAGGGCGAAAACACCTTACGCGGTAACGTTAGCGAAGGCTTAGGTGGTGTATGGCGTAGCGATGACGGCGGCCGTACGTGGCGCAATATTGGGCTTCAGGATGGGCGTCATATTATTCGCCTGATCATTCATCCACGCGATCCTAACACAGCTTGGGCAGCAGTAGTGGGCCATTTATTTGGACCTAACGAAACGCGTGGTGTCTATAAAACCACGGATGGTGGAAAAACCTGGCGCAAGACCTTATATGTAAATAATCAAACTGGTGCTTCTGACCTGGTAATGGAACCAGGTAATCCTCAAACGCTTTATGCTGGTACCTGGCGCGTACTACGCACACCCTATTCTATGGAGAGCGGTGGTGAAGGAAGTGGTATTTGGAAAAGTACCGATGGTGGGGAAACCTGGGCCAACATATCCACAAAAAAAGGATTTCCAAAGGGTACCTGGGGGATTGTAGGTGTGGCAGTGGCGCCCTCTAATCCTGATAAAGTGTATGCGCTGGTAGAGAATGCCAACGGTGGCATGTTTATGAGTAGTGATGCAGGCGATACCTGGACATTGACCAGCAATGATAACAATATTCGTCAGCGTGCCTGGTACTATACCAAGGTGTTTGTAGATTCTAAAAACGAGAACCTGGTATATGCGCCTAACGTTAATTTCATGCGCAGCCGCGATGGTGGTAAAACTTTTCAAAGTGTACGTACACCACATGGCGATCACCACGATTTGTGGATAGATCCAGAGGATGGCAATCGTATGATTGTAGCGGATGACGGAGGTGCGCAAATCTCTTTCAATGGCGGCGATACCTGGAGTACGTATATGAATCAGCCAACGGCTCAAATCTATCGTCTCTCTACCGATAATTCTTTCCCATACCGCGTTTTAGGTGCCCAGCAAGACAATTCTACTTTGCGTATTAAGAGTCGTACAGCAGGAGCAGCTATCACTGATCGTGATTGGGATGAAACAGCAGGAGCTGAGAGTGGCTATGTAGTAGCCGATCCACTGAACCCCGATGTTGTTTATGGTGGCAACTATGGCGGTTATTTATCCCGGCTAGATCATAAAACAGGAGAGAATCGTACTATTTCTGTATGGCCTGATAATCCAATGGGTGCAGGTGCTGATGTTTTGAAATATCGATTCCAGTGGAACTTCCCTATCTTCTTTTCTCCACACAATCCTAAGCGCTTGTATACGGCAGGTAACCACTTGTTTGTAACAGAGAACGAAGGACAAAGCTGGGAGGAGATCTCTCCAGACCTTACCACTAATGATAAAAGCAAGCAGGGCCCGAGTGGTGGTCCGATTACGAAAGACAATACTTCTGTTGAATACTATTCTACCATTTTTACTGCTGCTGAATCACCATTGGAAAAAGACCTGTTATGGACAGGTAGTGATGATGGATTGATCTATGTAAGTAGGGATGGGGGCAAGAACTGGGAAAATGTAACACCAAAGAATGCGCCCAAGTGGATCATGTGGAATGCAGTAGAGGCGGATCCTTTTAAAAAGGGAACGGCCTATTTTGCTGGTACACGTTATAAGAGCGATGACTTTGCTCCTTATATCTATAAAACGGAAGATTATGGTAAGAGCTGGAAGTTAATTACGAATGGTATTGATAAAATGCACTTTACCCGTGTGGTACGTGCCGATCAGAAGCGTCCGGGTTTATTATATGCTGGTACAGAATATGGCATGTATATATCTTATGATGATGGAGCTAACTGGCGTCCCTTCCAATTAAACCTGCCAGTAGTGCCTATCACAGACCTGCTGATCAAAAACAACGACCTGATCGTAGCTACGCAAGGCCGCTCTATCTACATCATGGATGATTTAACGGTAGTGCAGCAAATGGGAGAGGAGATCAAAAACAAGAACCTGCATGTATTTGATGTAAATCCTTCTTACCGGATGCAGGTAAGTCCGTTTGCGTCAAACTTTGGTACACCCGTGAACGCAGGTGCTAACCCACCTGCTGGCGCTGTGATCAACTACTATGTAAAAGAAATGGGCGATTCAGCAAAAGCTGCTATCACCATATTGGATAAGGATAAGAAAACAATCCGTACCTATTCTACTGATGCAAAAGAGCCTGTTGATAAACTGGATGTATCAAAAGGCATGAACCAGTTTGCCTGGAACTTGCAGTACCCTGCGGCCGATCGTATAGAAGGAATGATCTTATGGAATGGAGTGCCAGGTACTATAACAGCGCCACCGGGTAACTATTTTGCAAGAGTGAAAGTGGGTACAGATTCTACGGAAGTTCCTTTTACCGTACAGGCGGATCCGAATTATAAGATCACCCAAGCGGAATATGAGGACCAGTTCCGCTTTCTGACAACGGCTAAGGATAAGTTTAACGAAACGCAAAAAGCAATTAAGGACATACGCTCGTTGCGCACACAGATCAACAGTTTTATTGGTCTGCAAGGAAAGAATGTTCCTAAAGAGGTGAAGACCATGGGCGATAGCATTAATAAGCAATTGACGGCTATTGAAGAAACCTTGTATCAGACCAAGGCAAAGAGTGGTCAGGATGTGCTGAACTATCCTATTAAGCTCAATGATAAATTATCGGGCGTATATGGCGCTGCTAATAGCGGCAACTTTGCACCAAGCAAACAAGTACGTCAAGTGTATTCCGAGCTGGCTACTCAAATTGACGCACAGTTAAGCAAGCTGAAAACCATAAAAGAAAAAGATGTACCTGCATTTAATGAGTTGATCCGCCAGAAGACGTTGCCTATTATTGGTACAAATTAA
- the ade gene encoding adenine deaminase encodes MNFSITGNLVDIKQQRIYAAEITVEAGKINSIKPVDQSTSQPTNYILPGFIDAHVHIESSMLVPSEFARLAVVHGTVATVSDPHEIANVCGKEGVEYMITNGKTVPFKFYFGAPSCVPATTFETAGATLNANDVRELLARDEIKYLSEMMNFPGVLNKDPEVMQKIAAAKHFFKPVDGHAPGLRGDVAKQYIDAGISTDHECFTAEEALDKLQYGMKILIREGSAAKNFEALVGLVQEHPDMMMFCSDDKHPDSLVEGHIDQLCARAVAKGIDVFNVLKAACINPVEHYKLNVGLLQEGDPADFIIVKDLQSFNVQQTYVNGVLVAEEGKSLIARHETKDAKAVNQFNCSPKQVQDFAITSTLELPVIETLDGQLITNKLMLTPKSENDQLVSDTEQDILKIVVVNRYKNAPIAKAFIKNVGLKSGAIASSVAHDSHNIVAVGVDDESLCTAVNLVIEKEGGVSCVGRGKRHILPLPVAGLMTTADGYEVATQYAAIDAAAKELGSTLASPFMTLSFMALLVIPHLKLSDLGLFDGDSFSLYNH; translated from the coding sequence ATGAATTTTTCCATTACAGGCAACCTGGTAGACATCAAACAACAACGCATATACGCAGCAGAAATAACAGTAGAAGCAGGTAAGATCAATAGCATTAAACCTGTTGACCAATCTACTTCGCAGCCCACCAACTATATATTACCCGGCTTTATTGACGCCCATGTGCACATTGAAAGTTCTATGCTGGTGCCTTCTGAATTTGCACGACTGGCGGTAGTACACGGTACTGTGGCCACCGTTAGCGACCCCCATGAAATAGCCAACGTATGCGGAAAAGAAGGAGTAGAATACATGATCACCAATGGAAAGACGGTCCCTTTCAAGTTCTATTTTGGTGCCCCCAGCTGTGTACCGGCTACTACATTTGAAACGGCTGGTGCTACCTTGAACGCTAATGATGTACGTGAGCTGCTGGCCCGTGACGAGATCAAGTATTTAAGTGAGATGATGAACTTTCCGGGCGTACTTAATAAAGACCCAGAGGTTATGCAAAAGATTGCAGCCGCAAAACATTTCTTCAAACCAGTAGATGGCCACGCACCCGGCTTACGTGGCGATGTTGCCAAACAATATATAGACGCAGGTATATCTACCGACCATGAATGTTTTACAGCAGAAGAAGCATTAGACAAACTGCAATACGGTATGAAGATCCTGATCCGCGAAGGCAGTGCAGCCAAAAACTTCGAAGCGCTTGTCGGCTTAGTGCAAGAGCATCCGGATATGATGATGTTTTGCTCTGACGACAAACACCCCGACAGCCTGGTAGAAGGTCATATAGATCAACTGTGCGCAAGAGCCGTAGCCAAAGGCATTGATGTATTCAATGTACTGAAGGCTGCTTGTATCAATCCGGTAGAGCATTACAAGCTGAATGTAGGTTTATTACAAGAAGGTGATCCTGCCGACTTTATAATTGTAAAAGACTTGCAGTCTTTTAATGTGCAGCAAACCTATGTAAATGGTGTATTGGTGGCAGAAGAAGGAAAGTCATTGATTGCAAGACATGAAACGAAAGATGCAAAAGCAGTTAACCAATTTAATTGTAGCCCCAAGCAGGTACAGGATTTTGCTATTACCAGCACGTTGGAACTTCCGGTTATAGAAACACTGGACGGTCAGCTAATCACCAATAAACTTATGCTAACACCTAAGTCAGAAAATGACCAACTGGTAAGCGATACAGAACAGGATATTTTAAAAATAGTGGTGGTAAACCGTTATAAAAATGCACCTATTGCAAAAGCATTCATCAAAAATGTAGGTCTAAAATCAGGAGCCATTGCATCCTCAGTGGCACACGATAGCCACAATATTGTAGCCGTAGGTGTAGATGATGAAAGTCTTTGTACAGCAGTGAATCTGGTGATTGAAAAAGAGGGCGGTGTAAGCTGTGTAGGCCGTGGCAAACGACACATACTGCCTTTACCGGTAGCTGGCCTTATGACAACGGCCGATGGATATGAAGTGGCTACCCAATATGCAGCCATTGATGCCGCTGCAAAGGAATTAGGATCAACATTGGCATCCCCCTTCATGACATTGTCCTTTATGGCCCTACTGGTTATTCCTCATTTGAAACTGAGCGACCTGGGGTTGTTTGATGGCGATAGCTTTAGTCTATATAACCACTAA
- a CDS encoding LytR/AlgR family response regulator transcription factor — MKCLIVDDNKMARMAMKQLVSQVKNLELVNECATAMEAYNTINKEPVDLLLLDIEMPEMTGLELIKNLGNKRPLIIFTTAKKDYAVEAFELNVIDYLIKPVAPARFLQAIDRASEALESNKAEVKVGEQEFVFVKDNGILKRINVDDILYLEAMGDYVKVHTPQKFHVLHATLKSIEEKLPSSKFLRVHRSYIVSLNKIDYIQEGMIAIGKANVPVADTYRTALNKRLNLL, encoded by the coding sequence ATGAAGTGTTTAATAGTAGACGATAATAAGATGGCCCGGATGGCCATGAAGCAATTGGTTAGCCAGGTTAAGAATTTGGAACTTGTTAATGAGTGTGCCACCGCTATGGAAGCTTACAACACTATCAACAAAGAGCCTGTAGACTTGCTGTTATTAGATATTGAAATGCCTGAGATGACAGGCCTGGAACTGATTAAGAATCTCGGCAATAAACGCCCCCTCATCATATTTACCACCGCCAAGAAGGACTATGCTGTAGAGGCATTCGAGTTAAACGTTATTGATTACCTGATCAAACCGGTAGCCCCTGCCCGCTTTCTTCAAGCTATTGACAGGGCAAGTGAGGCCTTGGAAAGTAACAAGGCGGAAGTAAAAGTAGGTGAGCAGGAATTTGTATTTGTAAAAGACAATGGAATCCTGAAGCGGATCAATGTTGATGATATTCTGTACTTGGAAGCTATGGGTGATTATGTAAAAGTGCATACCCCCCAGAAATTTCATGTATTGCATGCTACGTTGAAATCGATAGAGGAAAAGCTCCCTTCTTCTAAATTTCTCCGGGTGCACCGTAGCTATATAGTCTCTCTTAATAAAATTGACTACATACAGGAAGGTATGATTGCTATTGGCAAGGCCAACGTTCCAGTAGCGGATACTTACCGTACGGCATTGAACAAGCGGCTGAACCTGCTGTAA
- a CDS encoding nuclear transport factor 2 family protein, which translates to METAVMTNKDIAQALYNYFGEGNVPAILDLVTDDIKWTCPGPTEILPYAQVYNGKQGVADFFRLIYANKDFPSFEVKELIGEGDKVVALGHWDAKSKKTGNSYSGDWAMVFYFRDGKLYEHKEYYDSYGEAMASKG; encoded by the coding sequence ATGGAAACAGCAGTAATGACCAACAAAGACATTGCCCAAGCACTCTACAATTATTTTGGTGAGGGTAATGTTCCCGCTATTCTAGACCTTGTTACCGATGATATTAAATGGACCTGCCCAGGCCCTACAGAAATACTCCCATATGCACAGGTGTACAATGGGAAACAAGGAGTGGCGGATTTTTTCAGACTTATTTATGCCAACAAAGATTTTCCCAGTTTTGAAGTGAAGGAGCTTATTGGAGAAGGGGACAAGGTTGTGGCACTTGGACACTGGGATGCTAAATCTAAGAAAACGGGCAACTCTTATTCCGGAGACTGGGCCATGGTATTTTATTTCAGGGATGGGAAATTATATGAGCATAAGGAATATTACGACTCCTATGGTGAGGCAATGGCTTCCAAGGGATAA
- a CDS encoding DUF4242 domain-containing protein gives MKPITSRFTFLFVVLLFSGFATRAQTAYTPTTKPTTTTAEMKTYIIEREVPGAGKLSPEQLKSVSQTSCKVLKEMGPQIEWIHSYVTGDKIFCIYKAENEELIREHAKKAGIPVNTITQISTVISPATAQ, from the coding sequence ATGAAACCAATTACCAGCCGATTTACTTTTCTCTTTGTCGTTCTACTTTTTTCCGGATTTGCCACTCGTGCACAAACCGCATACACACCAACTACCAAACCAACAACCACTACTGCTGAAATGAAAACCTATATCATTGAGCGTGAAGTACCAGGAGCCGGAAAATTGTCACCTGAGCAGCTAAAGTCCGTTTCGCAAACATCCTGTAAAGTACTTAAGGAAATGGGCCCCCAGATTGAATGGATTCACAGTTATGTGACTGGCGATAAAATCTTTTGTATTTACAAAGCCGAAAATGAAGAGCTTATTCGTGAGCATGCTAAAAAGGCAGGTATTCCTGTTAATACTATTACTCAAATCTCAACAGTCATCAGTCCCGCTACCGCACAGTAA
- a CDS encoding carboxypeptidase-like regulatory domain-containing protein yields the protein MKLLFILLLTSNLFSNCSKDKVEKVDNGDTPAKKGFITGKILDPQGKPLAGVRVTASHSTWYNTTISGVTNDKGIYTLDMNGQPGGNWSLMAKYTTPTPYNGKTYVFELRSEDATPVTTPTEGIVRNMSWKLSGVVPGSTTDARIGTYLTYFSGVDVPDEELEFTLEPVGPLVDGSTGKTIVARASSFPSSFIGMYSNIGVKDIPTGRYKVSVHHVPPAGSPVKTIKLSVRGKGDYQNSVTVDPSQDPVYTNYTELELDLTEG from the coding sequence ATGAAGCTACTGTTTATCCTACTGCTGACCAGTAACCTTTTCTCCAATTGTTCCAAGGATAAAGTTGAAAAAGTTGATAATGGAGATACTCCGGCTAAGAAGGGCTTCATTACTGGTAAAATCCTGGACCCGCAAGGAAAGCCTTTAGCTGGCGTACGGGTTACAGCCAGTCATTCAACTTGGTATAATACTACTATCAGTGGCGTTACTAACGACAAGGGCATCTATACCTTGGATATGAATGGACAGCCAGGAGGAAACTGGAGTTTGATGGCAAAATATACAACTCCTACGCCTTATAACGGTAAGACCTATGTTTTTGAATTACGGTCAGAAGATGCAACGCCTGTAACTACACCTACTGAAGGTATTGTACGTAACATGAGCTGGAAATTATCAGGCGTCGTTCCGGGAAGTACTACAGATGCACGTATAGGAACTTATCTAACCTACTTTTCAGGCGTTGATGTGCCTGATGAGGAGCTGGAATTTACGTTAGAGCCTGTAGGTCCTTTGGTAGATGGTAGTACTGGAAAAACCATTGTAGCGCGGGCCAGCTCTTTTCCTAGTTCTTTTATTGGTATGTATAGCAACATCGGGGTAAAAGATATACCAACAGGTCGATATAAGGTTTCCGTTCATCACGTGCCGCCTGCTGGTTCGCCAGTAAAAACGATAAAGTTATCAGTGAGAGGTAAAGGCGATTATCAAAACAGTGTTACTGTCGATCCCTCACAGGATCCGGTATATACAAATTATACAGAGTTAGAGTTGGATCTTACAGAAGGCTAA
- a CDS encoding response regulator, with protein MRKGQLKYIVLWFFLTGVALIVFIQFITGENINRLMQGNKSLLNEVAVQNHLRQLESDVLSVESDMRGSVITGDSALFDEVQVKILQIKRELIYLEHELRNNVGANELNRLRELVSSKLAFTEQVLSAYRANGKVAGEAVVNTGQGKRLRDSISLLISQLDTNRQMALRRIINTNQDNGTRALILAFVLAGLACTICISAFFYIVNKGRQQQRIIAALNDSEKKNKEAAKIKEQFLANMSHEIRTPMNAILGFTSLLKKTDLDSQQIQYIEYIYSSGENLLTIINDILDLSKIEAGMMSIEETPFSLNGLVSSVEVMFKEKARAKGLQFDVTLHEGIHDTLSGDAVRLTQILINLLSNAIKFTDKGYVRMDVQAVKQTDEEVELQFSIKDSGVGIASENRRAIFDRFQQADAETSRRFGGTGLGLSIVKQLVDLQGGIIQVNSELNKGSEFIVRLSYKPTSDSDHFIQIGHEDEKPAIDNLRVLVAEDNQMNQQLVRHLMNQWKIDYVLASNGREAIDIIKRDEVSLVLMDIQMPEMDGYTATQIIRSELNKDVPIVAMTAHAMPGEKERCLSYGMNDYISKPVKENELYSILKHYALQPKKQPVQANTSAEAFTLIDLTYLRDLSMGDTSFEEEIIKQFIIQVPQELDELHQAMQEGNQQKMKSIAHGMKSSVAYVGLKDVLHPHLHRIETASLDEDATVLYQDDYQYIKTICEKAILEAQAWLTKK; from the coding sequence ATGCGGAAGGGGCAACTGAAATATATCGTATTATGGTTTTTCCTAACTGGGGTGGCATTGATCGTTTTCATACAATTCATCACAGGGGAAAATATTAACAGGCTCATGCAGGGTAATAAAAGCCTGCTAAATGAAGTGGCTGTTCAAAATCACCTGCGTCAACTGGAATCAGATGTTTTGTCTGTAGAAAGTGATATGCGGGGCAGTGTTATCACTGGTGATTCTGCACTTTTTGATGAAGTGCAAGTCAAGATTCTGCAGATTAAGCGCGAACTGATCTACCTAGAGCATGAACTAAGGAATAATGTTGGAGCGAATGAACTGAATCGGCTACGCGAGCTGGTAAGTTCCAAACTCGCCTTTACAGAGCAGGTACTGTCTGCATACCGCGCCAATGGTAAAGTAGCTGGCGAGGCGGTTGTAAATACCGGCCAAGGTAAAAGGCTTCGTGATAGTATCAGTCTTTTAATTAGCCAGCTAGATACCAACAGGCAAATGGCGTTGCGCCGTATTATTAATACCAACCAGGATAATGGAACGCGTGCACTGATATTGGCATTTGTATTAGCCGGCCTGGCCTGTACTATTTGTATTTCAGCCTTCTTTTATATTGTTAATAAGGGCCGCCAGCAGCAGCGCATCATTGCTGCATTGAACGACTCGGAAAAAAAGAACAAAGAAGCGGCTAAGATCAAGGAGCAGTTTTTGGCCAATATGAGTCATGAGATCCGCACGCCCATGAACGCTATATTAGGTTTTACCAGTTTGCTGAAGAAAACAGACCTTGACTCTCAGCAGATTCAATACATTGAATACATCTACTCCTCCGGCGAAAACCTGCTTACTATTATCAATGACATCCTGGACTTGTCGAAAATTGAAGCGGGCATGATGAGTATAGAAGAAACCCCCTTTAGTTTAAATGGGTTGGTAAGCTCTGTTGAGGTGATGTTTAAGGAGAAGGCGCGAGCAAAAGGATTGCAGTTTGATGTGACATTACACGAAGGCATACATGATACATTGAGTGGTGATGCAGTACGCTTAACACAGATCCTCATTAACCTTTTAAGTAACGCTATTAAGTTTACAGATAAGGGTTATGTGCGCATGGATGTACAAGCTGTAAAGCAGACCGACGAAGAAGTGGAGCTGCAATTCAGTATAAAAGATTCGGGGGTAGGTATAGCTTCTGAAAACCGACGTGCCATTTTCGATCGTTTCCAGCAAGCAGATGCTGAAACATCGCGTCGCTTTGGTGGAACTGGCCTGGGTTTATCTATTGTAAAGCAGTTGGTAGATCTGCAAGGCGGTATCATACAAGTAAATAGCGAACTGAATAAAGGCTCTGAGTTTATAGTACGTCTTTCGTATAAACCGACTTCAGATAGTGATCACTTCATTCAGATAGGGCACGAAGATGAAAAGCCTGCTATTGATAACCTGCGTGTACTGGTGGCAGAAGATAATCAAATGAATCAGCAGTTGGTTCGTCACCTCATGAACCAATGGAAAATTGACTATGTGCTAGCCAGTAATGGACGTGAAGCCATAGATATCATAAAACGCGATGAAGTGTCGCTGGTATTAATGGATATACAGATGCCGGAAATGGATGGTTACACTGCTACACAGATCATACGGTCTGAGCTAAACAAAGATGTGCCCATTGTAGCCATGACGGCCCATGCTATGCCGGGTGAAAAAGAACGCTGTTTAAGCTATGGCATGAATGATTATATATCTAAGCCGGTAAAAGAAAATGAACTCTATTCCATTTTAAAACATTATGCTTTGCAGCCGAAAAAGCAGCCAGTTCAAGCTAATACATCTGCTGAAGCCTTTACGCTAATTGATCTCACCTATTTAAGAGATCTATCTATGGGTGATACTTCTTTTGAGGAAGAGATCATTAAACAATTTATCATTCAAGTGCCTCAAGAGTTGGATGAGCTGCACCAAGCTATGCAAGAGGGCAACCAGCAGAAAATGAAAAGTATAGCGCATGGTATGAAAAGCTCTGTTGCTTATGTAGGGTTGAAAGATGTTTTGCATCCACACCTGCATCGTATTGAAACGGCATCTTTGGATGAGGATGCTACTGTTCTATACCAGGATGATTATCAGTATATCAAGACTATTTGTGAAAAAGCAATCTTGGAAGCACAGGCTTGGTTGACCAAAAAATAA
- a CDS encoding nickel-binding protein, whose amino-acid sequence MPIYMDVHIVPGVKARDVAEAHSMDLLIQNDHACKCMTYWIDEARETIFCLIEAPHKEAVIAMHDKSHGLVPHKIIEVDSTVVESFLGRIYDPEDAKAGDDGLKVFSDPSYRILVVTVITDPVLLQYKLGKEKANELLRQHNQVIRKNLDLYGGREVEQEGHGFIISFTSAAKAVACALAIQKEVSAEEADILGFKISINSGEPIETSNKIFGDTVQLAQHMCAHANCLQVALASSVKALVAKDYFQNSVNNFLTLTPQDEEVLKLLFDKLEAHWQDSEFDVDDYCLAMAMSKSQLYRKTIALTGLSPNLLIKEFRLEKAKELMKKQYYNISQVTFDAGFTSPSYFTKCFKKKYGLLPVNYVEMLH is encoded by the coding sequence ATGCCTATATATATGGATGTCCATATAGTTCCGGGTGTAAAAGCACGGGATGTAGCGGAGGCGCATAGTATGGATCTATTGATTCAGAATGATCATGCCTGTAAATGCATGACCTACTGGATTGATGAAGCAAGAGAGACGATTTTTTGTCTTATTGAAGCGCCACACAAAGAAGCCGTAATAGCCATGCATGACAAGTCGCATGGGTTAGTTCCCCACAAAATCATAGAAGTTGATAGTACAGTGGTTGAATCCTTTTTAGGGAGAATATATGATCCTGAAGATGCCAAGGCAGGTGATGATGGATTGAAAGTTTTCAGTGATCCTTCTTATCGAATACTCGTTGTAACGGTAATAACCGATCCTGTTTTGTTACAATATAAACTAGGGAAAGAAAAAGCGAATGAGCTGCTACGTCAGCATAATCAAGTTATTAGGAAGAACCTTGACCTATATGGTGGCCGGGAGGTAGAACAGGAGGGACACGGATTTATTATTTCATTTACTTCTGCGGCAAAGGCAGTTGCCTGTGCGCTGGCCATTCAGAAAGAAGTGTCTGCAGAAGAGGCAGATATCCTGGGATTTAAAATCAGTATTAACTCTGGTGAACCAATTGAAACAAGTAATAAGATTTTTGGTGACACGGTACAGTTGGCGCAGCATATGTGCGCACATGCAAACTGCTTACAGGTGGCCTTAGCTTCATCCGTGAAAGCACTTGTAGCAAAAGATTATTTTCAAAACTCAGTCAATAACTTTTTGACATTGACACCTCAGGATGAAGAGGTGCTAAAATTATTGTTTGATAAGCTAGAAGCACATTGGCAAGACTCTGAATTTGATGTAGATGATTATTGTTTGGCAATGGCTATGAGTAAATCGCAATTGTACCGTAAAACCATTGCTCTCACTGGCTTATCGCCGAACTTATTAATAAAAGAGTTCCGGTTAGAGAAGGCTAAGGAACTCATGAAAAAACAGTATTACAATATATCGCAGGTAACCTTTGATGCCGGGTTTACCAGTCCTTCTTACTTCACAAAATGTTTCAAAAAGAAATACGGCTTACTGCCGGTGAATTATGTAGAGATGTTGCATTGA